A genomic segment from Toxotes jaculatrix isolate fToxJac2 chromosome 6, fToxJac2.pri, whole genome shotgun sequence encodes:
- the si:dkey-172o19.2 gene encoding nuclear factor interleukin-3-regulated protein isoform X1, whose translation MVIDRNTADCVKVDSVFQTISQSSAMSTPRSPGGGGAGAPCQPSSSDESSGYMDPDADPALLFSVTRSSLLTRRLLRLRTCSSHVSPVTRRKREMIPADKKDSIYWDKRRKNNEAAKRSREKRRLNDLMMEGQLLALSEENAQLRAHVLSLQYHTSLSLEKSKVASSGAASTPSVAASSMPLSPRPAHAPALFQAGHWGNSRIAPASLLGVRHQENSLFESKINCFSPNKSFHPLSPHNCGTQQGILPLSRPRVLSPRAALEGGRSAEAEMDAQRQVSSSDDIPNSTDEFSHPAPSIRAVLSTPDTLHHASALSYTPQNWLVPHLSHSAVCNNLLLPWRSSYLPPPAVYPGLPLYIQERQGQGLGAEAGIQRSLMSRLSGAPAGLSQLGMHFSPDGR comes from the exons ATGGTGATTGACAG aaatACAGCGGACTGTGTCAAAGTTGATTCTGTCTTCCAAACCATCTCACAG TCTAGTGCCATGTCCACCCCGAGGAGCCCTGGCGGTGGTGGGGCCGGTGCTCCCTGTCAGCCCTCCTCGTCGGACGAGAGCAGCGGCTACATGGATCCAGATGCAGACCCTGCACTCCTGTTCTCGGTGACAAGGTCCTCCCTGCTGACTCGACGTCTCCTGCGTTTACGGACCTGCAGTAGCCATGTAAGCCCCGTGACACGCCGCAAGAGGGAGATGATCCCCGCCGACAAGAAAGATTCCATCTACTGGGATAAGCGGCGCAAGAACAACGAGGCAGCAAAGCGGtccagggagaagaggaggctgAACGACCTGATGATGGAGGGTCAGCTGCTGGCTCTGAGTGAGGAGAACGCACAGCTGCGGGCTCATGTGCTTAGCCTACAGTATCACACCAGCCTGAGTCTAGAAAAGAGCAAAGTTGCCTCATCTGGGGCAGCATCCACTCCATCTGTTGCTGCTTCTTCCATGCCCCTGTCACCTAGACCTGCTCATGCCCCTGCGCTCTTCCAGGCAGGACATTGGGGGAACAGCAGGATCGCCCCAGCCTCCCTCCTGGGTGTGAGGCATCAAGAAAACAGCCTCTTTGAGTCAAAGATCAATTGTTTTAGCCCGAATAAAAGTTTTCACCCACTAAGTCCGCACAACTGTGGCACGCAACAAGGCATCCTCCCTCTTTCCAGGCCCCGTGTCCTCTCTCCCCGAGCAGCTCTGGAGGGCGGGAGGTCAGCGGAGGCAGAGATGGATGCCCAGCGTCAGGTCTCCTCCAGCGACGACATCCCCAACTCCACCGACGAGTTCTCCCATCCCGCCCCTTCTATCCGAGCAGTTCTATCCACACCTGACACGCTCCACCATGCCTCCGCCCTGTCATACACACCTCAGAATTGGCTGGTGCCTCACCTGAGTCACTCGGCAGTGTGTAATAATCTTCTGCTGCCTTGGCGGTCCTCCTACTTGCCACCACCGGCCGTCTATCCCGGCCTCCCTCTATACATCCAGGAGAGACAGGGCCAGGGTCTCGGAGCGGAGGCAGGCATTCAGAGGAGCCTCATGAGCCGGCTCAGCGGTGCTCCAGCTGGGCTGTCTCAACTCGGGATGCACTTCAGTCCTGATGGACGCTAA
- the si:dkey-172o19.2 gene encoding nuclear factor interleukin-3-regulated protein isoform X2 has protein sequence MSTPRSPGGGGAGAPCQPSSSDESSGYMDPDADPALLFSVTRSSLLTRRLLRLRTCSSHVSPVTRRKREMIPADKKDSIYWDKRRKNNEAAKRSREKRRLNDLMMEGQLLALSEENAQLRAHVLSLQYHTSLSLEKSKVASSGAASTPSVAASSMPLSPRPAHAPALFQAGHWGNSRIAPASLLGVRHQENSLFESKINCFSPNKSFHPLSPHNCGTQQGILPLSRPRVLSPRAALEGGRSAEAEMDAQRQVSSSDDIPNSTDEFSHPAPSIRAVLSTPDTLHHASALSYTPQNWLVPHLSHSAVCNNLLLPWRSSYLPPPAVYPGLPLYIQERQGQGLGAEAGIQRSLMSRLSGAPAGLSQLGMHFSPDGR, from the coding sequence ATGTCCACCCCGAGGAGCCCTGGCGGTGGTGGGGCCGGTGCTCCCTGTCAGCCCTCCTCGTCGGACGAGAGCAGCGGCTACATGGATCCAGATGCAGACCCTGCACTCCTGTTCTCGGTGACAAGGTCCTCCCTGCTGACTCGACGTCTCCTGCGTTTACGGACCTGCAGTAGCCATGTAAGCCCCGTGACACGCCGCAAGAGGGAGATGATCCCCGCCGACAAGAAAGATTCCATCTACTGGGATAAGCGGCGCAAGAACAACGAGGCAGCAAAGCGGtccagggagaagaggaggctgAACGACCTGATGATGGAGGGTCAGCTGCTGGCTCTGAGTGAGGAGAACGCACAGCTGCGGGCTCATGTGCTTAGCCTACAGTATCACACCAGCCTGAGTCTAGAAAAGAGCAAAGTTGCCTCATCTGGGGCAGCATCCACTCCATCTGTTGCTGCTTCTTCCATGCCCCTGTCACCTAGACCTGCTCATGCCCCTGCGCTCTTCCAGGCAGGACATTGGGGGAACAGCAGGATCGCCCCAGCCTCCCTCCTGGGTGTGAGGCATCAAGAAAACAGCCTCTTTGAGTCAAAGATCAATTGTTTTAGCCCGAATAAAAGTTTTCACCCACTAAGTCCGCACAACTGTGGCACGCAACAAGGCATCCTCCCTCTTTCCAGGCCCCGTGTCCTCTCTCCCCGAGCAGCTCTGGAGGGCGGGAGGTCAGCGGAGGCAGAGATGGATGCCCAGCGTCAGGTCTCCTCCAGCGACGACATCCCCAACTCCACCGACGAGTTCTCCCATCCCGCCCCTTCTATCCGAGCAGTTCTATCCACACCTGACACGCTCCACCATGCCTCCGCCCTGTCATACACACCTCAGAATTGGCTGGTGCCTCACCTGAGTCACTCGGCAGTGTGTAATAATCTTCTGCTGCCTTGGCGGTCCTCCTACTTGCCACCACCGGCCGTCTATCCCGGCCTCCCTCTATACATCCAGGAGAGACAGGGCCAGGGTCTCGGAGCGGAGGCAGGCATTCAGAGGAGCCTCATGAGCCGGCTCAGCGGTGCTCCAGCTGGGCTGTCTCAACTCGGGATGCACTTCAGTCCTGATGGACGCTAA